The Microbulbifer sp. YPW1 genome contains a region encoding:
- a CDS encoding DUF6702 family protein: protein MTLASQAHAHRYHFGITELSVNERTQSLEISHRFFVADMERALSLSADKEMKDAQKQMASYVNQHFQLKSEAGVLVKPTWVGMEADVHDVWVYQEVPLKEVQGKLFVVRQSMLMEIEGDQVNTLNLTRDGKTESFTLKPGASAVEIRL, encoded by the coding sequence GTGACGTTGGCCTCTCAGGCTCACGCGCACCGCTACCATTTCGGTATCACCGAGCTTTCCGTAAACGAACGCACCCAGTCCCTGGAAATTTCCCACCGCTTTTTTGTCGCGGATATGGAGCGTGCGCTGTCACTGAGTGCCGACAAGGAAATGAAGGATGCACAGAAGCAGATGGCGTCTTATGTGAATCAGCATTTTCAGCTGAAGTCCGAGGCGGGGGTGCTGGTGAAGCCCACGTGGGTGGGGATGGAGGCCGACGTGCACGATGTCTGGGTTTACCAGGAGGTTCCGCTCAAAGAGGTGCAGGGCAAGTTGTTTGTGGTGCGCCAGTCCATGCTGATGGAGATTGAGGGCGATCAGGTAAATACCCTGAACCTTACCCGCGATGGCAAGACCGAAAGTTTCACGCTGAAGCCGGGTGCCAGCGCGGTGGAGATCCGTCTTTAA
- a CDS encoding PepSY domain-containing protein yields the protein MKNIKNSLLAVTLGSIATVAAAQASESDEMPPPGAMALSAIVTKLEQQGYVPVVDVSLENGRWEVEAYKEGKKWDLEVDPNSGEILEVKQDES from the coding sequence ATGAAGAACATCAAGAACTCGCTCCTTGCCGTAACCCTGGGCAGCATTGCCACTGTCGCCGCGGCCCAGGCTAGTGAGAGCGATGAAATGCCACCCCCGGGCGCCATGGCGCTCTCGGCCATCGTCACCAAGCTGGAGCAGCAGGGCTATGTGCCGGTGGTGGACGTTTCCCTGGAGAACGGGCGCTGGGAAGTGGAGGCATACAAAGAAGGCAAGAAATGGGATCTGGAAGTAGACCCCAACAGCGGCGAGATCCTGGAAGTAAAGCAGGACGAGAGCTGA
- the mltF gene encoding membrane-bound lytic murein transglycosylase MltF, with amino-acid sequence MKSRLLRYSRRLLKGAALACCASLLVASKAPSLLEQVKTSGKLVVLSQNGPTTYYEDANGNYTGFEYGMLRAFARELGVKLEIRDVHDLSHLFNELENPESGAHLAAAGLTVTPERRQQVRFAPSYFEIRQQVIYRLGESRPRSVADLAGKNIAVIAGSAHAEQLRKLSRRYEDISWEEISDVDAMELVEMVNEGKYHYAIVDSNAYAVHRGLYPNTHIAFNLTQFQPVSWAFPKGDDDTLYRAARNFMLRANTSGMVAELRELYFGHVSKMNVGGAQTFAQLTRDRLPKWRDELEKAADKYEVNWELLAALSYQESHWNPRAKSPTGVRGLMMLTRATAREMGVNRLDPIESIDGGTRYFLQVRDKIPERIREPDRTWMALAAYNIGYGHLEDARVLTQQLGGNPDRWQDVRDHLPLLAKRQYYKNLKHGYARGWEPVTYVQNIRHYQALLTWTSRIEEQRLAAAAANDDGEALADAPVVETGSVPAL; translated from the coding sequence ATGAAAAGCCGACTGTTGCGATACAGCCGCCGCCTTCTCAAGGGGGCGGCACTGGCCTGTTGTGCTTCTTTATTGGTCGCCAGCAAGGCGCCTAGCCTGCTGGAACAGGTAAAGACTTCCGGCAAACTGGTGGTGCTGTCTCAGAACGGCCCCACCACCTACTACGAAGACGCCAACGGTAACTACACCGGATTCGAATACGGCATGCTGCGGGCATTCGCCCGGGAACTCGGGGTGAAGCTCGAAATCCGCGACGTGCACGACCTGAGCCACCTGTTCAACGAGCTGGAAAACCCGGAATCCGGCGCCCATCTGGCGGCAGCGGGTCTTACCGTTACCCCCGAACGCCGCCAGCAGGTGCGTTTCGCCCCCTCCTATTTCGAAATTCGCCAGCAGGTTATTTACCGCCTTGGCGAATCGCGCCCCCGCAGTGTGGCCGACCTGGCCGGTAAAAACATTGCAGTGATCGCCGGCAGTGCCCACGCCGAACAGCTGCGCAAGCTCTCACGCCGCTACGAAGACATCTCCTGGGAAGAAATTTCCGATGTCGACGCCATGGAACTGGTGGAGATGGTCAACGAGGGCAAATACCACTACGCCATTGTCGATTCCAACGCCTATGCGGTACACCGCGGCCTGTATCCGAATACGCATATCGCGTTCAACCTGACCCAGTTCCAGCCGGTTTCCTGGGCCTTCCCCAAGGGGGACGACGACACCCTGTACCGCGCCGCGCGGAACTTCATGCTGCGCGCAAACACCAGCGGCATGGTCGCGGAGCTGCGCGAACTCTATTTCGGCCACGTGAGCAAAATGAACGTGGGTGGTGCCCAGACCTTTGCCCAGCTCACCCGGGATCGCCTGCCGAAGTGGCGCGACGAGCTTGAGAAAGCCGCAGACAAATACGAAGTAAACTGGGAGCTGCTGGCGGCGCTCAGCTATCAGGAATCCCACTGGAATCCCCGCGCCAAGTCCCCCACCGGGGTACGCGGCCTGATGATGCTGACCCGCGCTACCGCCCGCGAAATGGGCGTCAACCGCCTCGATCCGATCGAAAGTATCGATGGCGGTACCCGCTACTTCCTGCAGGTGCGAGACAAGATTCCGGAGCGCATCCGTGAACCCGACCGCACCTGGATGGCCCTGGCAGCCTACAACATCGGCTACGGCCACCTGGAAGACGCCCGCGTTCTCACCCAGCAACTGGGCGGTAACCCGGACCGCTGGCAGGACGTGCGCGATCACCTGCCACTGCTGGCCAAGCGGCAGTACTACAAGAACCTGAAACACGGTTATGCGCGAGGCTGGGAGCCGGTCACCTACGTACAGAACATTCGCCACTACCAGGCGCTGCTGACCTGGACCAGCAGAATCGAAGAGCAGCGTCTGGCTGCAGCAGCGGCCAACGACGACGGCGAAGCCCTGGCTGACGCGCCGGTTGTCGAGACAGGGTCAGTCCCGGCACTGTAA
- the purL gene encoding phosphoribosylformylglycinamidine synthase — translation MLVLRGAPALSKFRHQKLLTQLRALQPAIADVYAEFVHFADSDKLGKKDQALLERLLQYGPTEEKHQPEGELILVVPRPGTISPWSSKATDIAHNAGLTQVHRLERGVAYYLTGVKLTEAERSDLVALLHDRMVESVYFQMEQAEQLFVVEEARQMGRVDVLDGGRGALEAANVSLGLALADDEIDYLLTSFEELERNPTDVELMMFAQANSEHCRHKIFNASWTIDGEEMPHSLFGMIKNTYQKGGEDVLSAYADNAAVVVGHEAGRFYPDPVTKEYGFSQEAIHLLMKVETHNHPTAIAPFSGAGTGAGGEIRDEGAVGRGSKPKVGLTGFTVSNLQIPGALQPWEVNYGKPERIVTALDIMIEGPIGGAAFNNEFGRPNICGYFRTFEEDFDGERRGYHKPIMLAGGYGNIREEHVDKPEFKAGAKLIVLGGPAMLIGLGGGAASSMASGSSSEDLDFASVQRQNPEIERRCQEVIDQCWQQGDKNPIAFIHDVGAGGLSNAFPELVKDGGTGGKFELRNVPSDEPGMSPLEIWCNESQERYVLAVMPEDLDRFEKICERERAPFAVVGEATNEKHLTLNDKQFDAKPVDLPMSVLFGKPPKMHRVAEKVEAKTTAFDTSKIDLAEAAERVLRLPTVASKSFLITIGDRTVTGQVSRDQMVGPWQVPVADCAVTTVAYDSTAGEAMSMGERTPVALLDAPASGRLAVGEAITNIASAPIKKLSDIKLSANWMCAAGHPGEEEKLYRTVEAVGMELCPDLGITIPVGKDSMSMRTAWNDGGVDKAVTAPLSLVISAFSPVTDVRKVVTPQLRKMKKGESELLLVDLGAGKNRMGGSCLAQVYSQLGDTPADLDDAKRLKGFFEVMQELLEEEKVIAYHDRADGGLFATLAEMSFAGRVGVDVEIYDLGDDPIAALFNEELGAVLQVPAADADMLAMRFASVGVPAHRIGELNDNEHLRITREDKEIFSRSRAELQQIWSETSYRIQSLRDNADCAKQEFDAIAKSAKEDPGLSVKLSYDINEDIAAPYIKKGVRPKVAILREQGVNSQVEMAHSFHRAGFNAVDVHMSDILSGRVELDQFKGLVGCGGFSYGDVLGAGEGWAKTILFNDRARDQFEGFFNRKDTFGLGVCNGCQMFSVIKELIPGADHWPRFVRNLSEQYEARFALVGVEDSPSVLFKGMAGSYMPVAVAHGEGRVEFASQQQLEDCEQSGTIAMRYLNNKQQITETYPANPNGSVNGITSLCSEDGRVTIMMPHPERVARAVSNSWHPDDWEEDSGWMRLFRNARVFVD, via the coding sequence ATGCTAGTTCTGCGTGGTGCTCCCGCACTGTCGAAATTTCGCCATCAAAAACTCCTTACCCAACTCCGCGCCCTGCAGCCCGCGATTGCAGACGTGTACGCCGAGTTTGTGCACTTTGCCGACAGCGACAAGCTGGGCAAGAAGGACCAGGCGCTGCTGGAGCGTCTGCTGCAGTACGGCCCCACCGAGGAGAAGCACCAGCCGGAAGGCGAGCTGATCCTCGTGGTTCCGCGCCCTGGCACTATCTCTCCCTGGTCGTCCAAGGCAACCGACATTGCGCACAATGCGGGCCTGACCCAGGTGCACCGCCTTGAGCGGGGTGTTGCCTACTACCTTACCGGGGTCAAATTAACCGAGGCTGAACGGAGCGATCTGGTTGCTCTGCTGCACGACCGCATGGTTGAGAGCGTCTACTTCCAGATGGAGCAGGCCGAACAACTGTTCGTGGTGGAAGAAGCCCGTCAGATGGGCCGTGTGGACGTGCTCGACGGTGGCCGCGGGGCGCTGGAAGCTGCCAACGTGAGCCTGGGCCTGGCGCTGGCGGATGACGAAATCGATTACCTGCTCACCAGCTTCGAAGAGCTGGAGCGCAATCCCACAGATGTTGAGCTGATGATGTTCGCCCAGGCGAACTCCGAGCACTGCCGCCACAAGATCTTCAACGCCAGCTGGACCATCGATGGCGAAGAGATGCCGCACTCCCTGTTCGGCATGATCAAGAACACCTACCAGAAGGGCGGCGAAGACGTCCTGTCTGCCTACGCGGACAACGCCGCGGTAGTGGTCGGCCACGAAGCGGGTCGCTTCTACCCGGATCCGGTCACCAAGGAATACGGCTTCAGCCAGGAAGCCATCCATCTATTAATGAAGGTGGAAACCCACAACCACCCGACGGCCATTGCACCCTTCTCCGGTGCGGGTACCGGCGCTGGCGGCGAGATCCGCGACGAGGGTGCCGTGGGCCGTGGTTCCAAGCCCAAGGTGGGCCTGACCGGCTTTACAGTGTCCAACCTGCAGATCCCCGGCGCCCTGCAGCCGTGGGAAGTGAATTACGGCAAGCCTGAGCGCATCGTCACCGCGCTGGACATCATGATCGAAGGCCCTATCGGCGGTGCCGCGTTCAATAACGAATTCGGTCGTCCGAACATCTGCGGTTACTTCCGTACCTTCGAAGAAGATTTCGACGGCGAGCGCCGCGGCTACCACAAGCCGATCATGCTGGCGGGCGGCTACGGCAATATCCGCGAAGAGCATGTGGACAAGCCCGAATTCAAAGCCGGCGCCAAGCTGATCGTGCTGGGTGGCCCGGCGATGCTGATCGGCCTGGGTGGCGGTGCCGCTTCCAGTATGGCCAGTGGCTCCAGCTCCGAAGACCTGGACTTCGCTTCCGTACAGCGCCAGAACCCGGAAATCGAGCGCCGCTGCCAGGAGGTCATTGACCAGTGCTGGCAGCAGGGCGACAAGAACCCGATTGCGTTTATCCACGACGTGGGTGCCGGCGGCCTGTCCAACGCCTTCCCGGAGCTGGTCAAGGACGGCGGCACCGGCGGCAAGTTCGAGCTGCGCAATGTGCCTTCCGATGAGCCGGGCATGAGCCCCCTGGAAATCTGGTGTAACGAATCCCAGGAACGCTATGTTCTGGCGGTGATGCCGGAGGATCTGGATCGCTTCGAGAAGATCTGCGAGCGCGAGCGCGCGCCGTTTGCGGTGGTGGGTGAAGCCACCAATGAAAAACACCTGACCCTGAACGACAAGCAGTTCGACGCCAAGCCGGTGGACCTGCCCATGTCCGTGCTGTTCGGCAAGCCGCCGAAGATGCACCGAGTGGCGGAAAAGGTGGAAGCGAAGACCACCGCCTTCGACACCAGCAAGATCGATCTCGCCGAGGCGGCAGAGCGCGTACTGCGCCTGCCCACCGTGGCCAGCAAGAGCTTCCTGATCACCATCGGCGACCGCACCGTAACCGGCCAGGTTTCCCGCGATCAGATGGTCGGCCCCTGGCAGGTACCGGTAGCAGACTGCGCCGTAACCACCGTGGCCTACGACAGCACCGCCGGTGAAGCCATGTCCATGGGCGAGCGCACCCCGGTGGCACTACTGGATGCCCCGGCTTCCGGCCGCCTGGCGGTGGGTGAGGCGATTACCAACATCGCCTCGGCACCGATCAAGAAGCTGTCCGATATCAAGCTTTCCGCCAACTGGATGTGTGCCGCCGGCCACCCGGGCGAGGAGGAAAAGCTCTACCGCACTGTGGAAGCAGTGGGTATGGAGCTGTGCCCGGACCTGGGTATCACCATCCCGGTAGGCAAGGACTCCATGTCCATGCGCACCGCCTGGAACGATGGCGGTGTCGACAAGGCGGTTACCGCACCGCTGTCCCTGGTGATTTCCGCGTTCAGCCCGGTCACCGATGTGCGCAAAGTGGTTACCCCACAGCTGCGCAAGATGAAGAAGGGCGAGAGCGAGCTGCTGCTGGTAGACCTGGGTGCGGGTAAAAACCGCATGGGTGGTTCCTGTCTGGCACAGGTTTACAGCCAGCTTGGCGATACCCCGGCGGACCTGGATGACGCCAAGCGCCTGAAAGGCTTCTTCGAAGTCATGCAGGAGCTGCTGGAAGAAGAAAAAGTCATCGCCTACCACGACCGCGCCGACGGCGGCCTCTTCGCCACTCTGGCGGAAATGAGCTTCGCTGGCCGCGTGGGTGTCGATGTAGAGATCTACGACCTCGGCGATGACCCGATTGCCGCGCTGTTCAACGAAGAGCTGGGTGCGGTGCTGCAGGTACCGGCTGCCGATGCGGACATGCTGGCAATGCGCTTTGCCTCCGTGGGCGTGCCGGCCCACCGTATTGGTGAACTGAACGACAACGAGCACTTGCGCATTACACGCGAAGATAAAGAAATCTTCAGCCGCAGCCGCGCGGAACTACAGCAGATCTGGTCCGAGACCAGCTACCGTATCCAGTCCCTGCGCGACAACGCCGATTGCGCCAAGCAGGAATTCGATGCGATCGCCAAGAGCGCCAAGGAAGATCCGGGCTTGTCGGTGAAACTGTCTTACGACATCAACGAAGACATCGCCGCGCCCTACATCAAAAAAGGTGTACGTCCGAAGGTTGCCATCCTGCGCGAGCAGGGCGTCAACAGCCAGGTTGAGATGGCGCATTCCTTCCACCGCGCCGGTTTCAATGCGGTTGATGTGCACATGAGTGACATCCTGTCCGGTCGTGTTGAGCTGGATCAGTTCAAGGGGCTGGTTGGCTGTGGTGGTTTCTCCTACGGTGACGTGCTCGGCGCCGGTGAAGGTTGGGCCAAGACCATTCTGTTCAACGATCGCGCCCGCGACCAGTTCGAAGGCTTCTTCAACCGCAAGGACACCTTCGGCCTCGGCGTGTGTAACGGCTGTCAGATGTTCTCCGTAATTAAGGAGCTGATCCCCGGTGCGGATCACTGGCCGCGCTTCGTGCGCAACCTGTCCGAACAGTACGAAGCGCGCTTCGCGCTGGTGGGCGTGGAAGATTCCCCGTCCGTGCTGTTCAAGGGCATGGCCGGTTCCTACATGCCGGTAGCCGTTGCCCACGGTGAAGGTCGTGTGGAGTTTGCCAGCCAGCAGCAGCTGGAAGACTGCGAGCAGTCCGGCACCATCGCCATGCGCTACCTGAACAACAAGCAGCAGATTACCGAGACTTACCCGGCCAACCCCAACGGCTCGGTGAACGGTATTACCTCGCTGTGTTCCGAAGACGGTCGCGTGACTATCATGATGCCGCACCCGGAGCGAGTTGCCCGCGCGGTCAGCAACAGCTGGCACCCGGATGACTGGGAAGAGGACTCCGGCTGGATGCGCCTGTTCCGCAATGCGCGGGTGTTTGTCGATTGA
- a CDS encoding amidoligase family protein has translation MNTEEPAFKMPPVRETASGNPRRVGFELEFSGLTLKTAANAVAAALGGELQQDSAAEMSLHHDLGCFNIEIDWDFLKRYASESGAKEGGDGWLDLLSQVAALVVPIEVVCPPLPLDRLPMLQALVPALRDAGARGTEESLIAAYGVHINAEIPRLEAETVFAYLRAFALLQWWLVDTHEVDIARRASPYIDLYPEAYVRLLCEQRQPSMDDIFSDYLQHNATRNRALDLLPLLAEIDEARVRRAVDDPRIKPRPAFHYRLPNCQIEKPDWSLAISWNTWCAVEALAAQPELQAQLSEEFLSRSQPILGVNRNKWTDFVEQWLNDHALV, from the coding sequence ATGAATACAGAGGAGCCCGCATTTAAAATGCCTCCGGTACGGGAAACCGCTTCCGGGAACCCGCGGCGAGTAGGGTTTGAGTTGGAGTTTTCCGGCCTTACCCTGAAAACCGCCGCCAACGCGGTAGCGGCCGCCCTGGGTGGCGAGTTGCAACAAGATTCGGCGGCAGAAATGTCTCTACATCACGATCTGGGTTGCTTCAACATCGAAATCGATTGGGACTTTCTGAAACGCTACGCCTCTGAGAGCGGCGCCAAAGAGGGGGGTGATGGCTGGCTCGACCTGTTGAGCCAGGTGGCCGCGCTGGTGGTTCCTATCGAAGTAGTCTGTCCGCCCCTGCCACTCGATCGGCTGCCCATGTTACAGGCACTGGTGCCCGCATTGCGTGACGCCGGTGCCCGCGGCACCGAGGAATCATTGATCGCCGCTTACGGTGTGCACATCAATGCGGAGATTCCGCGGCTTGAAGCGGAAACAGTATTTGCCTACCTGCGCGCTTTTGCGTTGCTGCAATGGTGGCTGGTAGACACGCACGAAGTCGATATTGCCCGGCGGGCAAGCCCCTACATCGACCTGTATCCGGAAGCCTACGTGCGTCTGCTGTGTGAGCAGAGGCAGCCGTCGATGGACGATATTTTCTCCGATTACCTGCAGCACAATGCCACGCGCAATCGTGCTCTTGATCTGCTGCCGTTGTTGGCGGAAATCGACGAGGCGCGGGTGCGTCGTGCGGTCGATGATCCGCGTATCAAGCCGCGTCCGGCGTTTCACTACCGCCTCCCCAACTGCCAGATAGAAAAACCCGATTGGTCGCTGGCGATTAGCTGGAATACCTGGTGTGCCGTAGAAGCGTTGGCGGCACAGCCAGAGCTACAGGCACAGCTGAGCGAGGAATTCCTATCGCGTAGCCAGCCAATACTGGGTGTCAATCGCAACAAATGGACTGACTTTGTCGAGCAATGGCTGAACGACCACGCATTGGTGTAA
- a CDS encoding gamma-glutamyl-gamma-aminobutyrate hydrolase family protein, with protein sequence MAERPRIGVTGTARRWSPGWWCTAAALWLAGAAPERISVRHKPSGNPLHGLVIGGGDDISPEHYHGDLREKVKSDPERDQLEIHWINYALEQRLPLLGICRGAQLINVVLGGNLHSDIRNLRRRTYNRPGLLPTKQVFVQPESTLAQLTRRKLRVNSLHHQAIKRLGKGLRVVGRDLDDFTQAVESDSGRPIIGVQWHPEYLFYLPAQFALFRWLRNQGAK encoded by the coding sequence ATGGCTGAACGACCACGCATTGGTGTAACGGGAACCGCGCGGCGCTGGTCGCCGGGTTGGTGGTGTACTGCCGCAGCGCTGTGGCTGGCCGGCGCTGCGCCGGAGCGGATCAGTGTGCGACACAAGCCTTCGGGCAACCCCCTGCACGGACTGGTGATCGGTGGCGGCGACGATATCAGTCCCGAGCACTATCACGGTGATCTGCGGGAAAAAGTGAAATCCGATCCCGAGCGGGACCAGTTGGAAATTCATTGGATCAATTATGCCCTGGAGCAGCGACTGCCACTGCTGGGTATCTGCCGCGGTGCACAGCTGATCAATGTCGTACTTGGGGGCAATCTACACAGCGATATCCGCAACCTGCGTCGCCGTACTTACAATCGCCCCGGCCTGTTGCCTACCAAGCAGGTATTCGTGCAGCCGGAGTCAACCCTAGCGCAGCTCACAAGGCGTAAACTACGGGTTAACAGTCTTCACCACCAGGCGATAAAGCGCCTGGGCAAAGGCCTGCGGGTCGTGGGACGCGACCTTGATGACTTCACCCAGGCCGTGGAAAGCGATAGCGGGCGCCCAATTATCGGCGTGCAATGGCATCCCGAATATCTTTTCTATTTGCCAGCACAATTTGCCCTGTTTCGCTGGCTGAGAAACCAGGGGGCGAAGTGA
- a CDS encoding YqaA family protein: MISYLVLFASAFLAATILPFYSEVVLFALLRDGGDPLLLVAVATLGNTLGAVVNWVLGRYLLHFQDRRWFYFSHKQIARAQAWFQRYGFWSLLLAWMPVGGDALTLIAGIMRVRLWLFILLVGVGKGLRYVSVVYLQQSAVFG, from the coding sequence GTGATCAGCTACCTGGTGCTGTTCGCATCCGCCTTTCTCGCTGCAACCATTCTGCCCTTTTATTCGGAGGTGGTGCTGTTTGCGCTGCTGCGCGATGGCGGTGATCCGCTGCTGCTGGTTGCCGTTGCCACGCTGGGCAATACCCTCGGTGCCGTGGTGAACTGGGTCTTGGGCCGCTACCTGCTGCACTTTCAGGATCGACGCTGGTTTTACTTCTCCCATAAGCAGATTGCCAGGGCGCAGGCGTGGTTCCAGCGCTATGGCTTCTGGAGCCTGTTGCTCGCGTGGATGCCGGTAGGTGGCGATGCGTTGACTTTGATCGCCGGTATCATGCGGGTACGCCTGTGGCTGTTTATTTTATTGGTGGGGGTTGGCAAGGGCCTGCGCTATGTCTCTGTGGTTTACCTGCAGCAGTCCGCAGTGTTCGGCTAG
- a CDS encoding carbonic anhydrase family protein encodes MSNKLDSCISRRHAIKTALAGGAASLVAGTGLMSFSGVSFAAALTKEERDAMSPDDVIAMMQEGNERFRSGKMQQHDYLAQKRASAKGQFPAAAILSCIDSRTPAEILLDMGLGESFNARVAGNICNDDIVGSLEFACAAAGAKVILVMGHTACGAVKGAIDKVKLGKLTGLLDEIQPAVQTTKYDGDRTSKNAEFVDQVAANNVRHSIKEIREESEVLAKMEKEGKIKIVGAMYHLNDGRLELLS; translated from the coding sequence ATGAGTAATAAACTCGATTCCTGCATCAGCCGCCGTCACGCCATCAAAACCGCGTTGGCAGGGGGTGCAGCCAGTTTGGTGGCGGGTACTGGCCTGATGAGTTTTTCCGGCGTGAGCTTCGCGGCAGCGCTCACCAAGGAAGAGCGCGATGCCATGAGCCCGGACGATGTCATTGCGATGATGCAAGAGGGGAACGAGCGCTTTCGCAGCGGCAAAATGCAGCAGCACGACTATCTCGCGCAAAAGCGCGCCAGCGCCAAGGGGCAGTTCCCGGCGGCGGCAATCCTCAGCTGTATCGATTCGCGCACGCCTGCGGAGATTTTGCTGGATATGGGGCTGGGCGAATCCTTCAATGCCCGGGTGGCCGGCAATATATGCAACGACGATATTGTTGGCAGTCTGGAGTTTGCCTGTGCTGCAGCAGGCGCCAAAGTGATCCTGGTGATGGGGCACACCGCCTGTGGCGCTGTTAAGGGCGCCATCGACAAGGTGAAGTTGGGTAAGCTCACGGGACTGCTGGATGAGATCCAGCCGGCGGTGCAAACGACCAAGTACGACGGCGATCGCACCAGCAAGAACGCGGAGTTCGTGGATCAGGTTGCCGCGAACAACGTGCGCCATTCCATCAAAGAGATTCGCGAAGAGAGCGAGGTGCTGGCGAAGATGGAAAAAGAAGGCAAGATCAAGATCGTCGGCGCCATGTATCACTTGAATGATGGTCGCCTGGAGCTACTGAGCTGA
- a CDS encoding TfoX/Sxy family protein encodes MAYNEELVEKVRDLLPKEDGLSEKQMFGGLAFMLNGNMACGVVGEELMVRVGPDNYQAALGERYTRPMDYTGRPLKGMVYVEEDAIAEDLDGWVTRGVEFAGSLPPK; translated from the coding sequence ATGGCGTATAACGAAGAACTGGTGGAAAAAGTCCGCGATCTACTTCCCAAGGAAGATGGCCTCAGCGAGAAACAGATGTTTGGCGGTCTCGCATTCATGCTCAACGGGAATATGGCCTGCGGGGTGGTGGGCGAAGAACTGATGGTGCGGGTGGGCCCGGATAATTATCAGGCGGCCCTGGGAGAACGCTACACACGGCCGATGGACTACACCGGCCGGCCGTTGAAGGGCATGGTGTATGTCGAAGAGGATGCCATCGCCGAAGACCTCGATGGCTGGGTAACCCGCGGCGTGGAGTTCGCCGGTAGCCTGCCTCCGAAGTAA
- a CDS encoding cation diffusion facilitator family transporter — MAQGSKKAVLYAICVNAIITVLKGVAALVTHSAAMMNEAVHSLMDTLNQVFLLIGLKRGGRPADNQYAFGHGQKKYLWNLWSAIGLFSIGCGLGLAHAWHAWKNLGHIERPESIAFLGFEIAPIWISGAVLTIAFVLEGYVLLVAGKEFLSRMRADGRRNPFRYLAAADDPTLIAVLLEDSIAVTGVILAATGIGMTQSTGNPMWDIGFSVVIAVMLGFTAVFLGMINMRYLTNIRDLEAERAFDEIVKGHRAIERYHDLRSVIVDDTHTVVVAEVEVREEVLMRAMPERIAEHERKLLDRVPEHRRTEAVLEYAETRATIQATLEATEELIDQLEAELKRRCAQVFHLTIEIDGIAAPSKLDNPEQLDH, encoded by the coding sequence ATGGCTCAGGGCTCCAAGAAAGCCGTTCTCTATGCCATTTGTGTGAACGCCATTATTACCGTACTAAAAGGCGTCGCCGCACTGGTCACCCACTCGGCCGCGATGATGAACGAGGCGGTGCACAGCCTGATGGATACGTTGAATCAGGTGTTCCTGCTGATCGGACTAAAGCGCGGTGGGCGGCCCGCAGACAATCAGTACGCCTTTGGCCACGGACAGAAAAAATATCTGTGGAATCTGTGGAGTGCCATCGGCCTGTTTTCCATCGGTTGCGGCCTCGGCCTGGCCCACGCATGGCATGCGTGGAAAAACCTCGGGCATATCGAGCGCCCCGAGTCGATCGCGTTTCTCGGCTTTGAAATTGCGCCCATCTGGATTTCTGGCGCGGTGCTGACCATCGCTTTTGTACTGGAAGGCTATGTACTGCTGGTGGCGGGTAAAGAGTTCTTATCCCGTATGCGGGCCGACGGTCGGCGCAACCCCTTCCGCTACCTGGCGGCTGCGGATGATCCCACGCTGATTGCAGTACTGCTGGAGGACTCCATCGCGGTTACCGGCGTGATCCTCGCCGCCACTGGTATCGGCATGACCCAGAGCACCGGCAATCCCATGTGGGATATCGGGTTCTCTGTAGTGATTGCCGTCATGCTGGGCTTTACCGCGGTGTTTCTGGGCATGATCAACATGCGCTATCTGACCAACATCCGGGACCTGGAAGCCGAACGCGCCTTTGACGAAATTGTAAAAGGACACCGGGCAATCGAGCGCTATCACGACCTGCGCTCGGTGATCGTGGATGACACCCACACAGTGGTGGTGGCAGAGGTCGAAGTGAGGGAAGAAGTACTGATGCGCGCTATGCCCGAACGTATTGCCGAGCACGAGCGCAAGTTACTGGATCGGGTGCCGGAACACCGGCGTACGGAAGCGGTACTGGAATATGCGGAAACCCGGGCGACAATCCAGGCCACTCTGGAGGCCACGGAAGAGCTGATCGATCAGCTGGAGGCAGAGCTGAAACGGCGGTGCGCCCAAGTTTTCCACCTTACTATTGAAATCGACGGCATTGCAGCACCGTCGAAACTGGATAATCCGGAACAACTGGATCACTGA